The following coding sequences lie in one Nycticebus coucang isolate mNycCou1 chromosome 18, mNycCou1.pri, whole genome shotgun sequence genomic window:
- the LOC128571269 gene encoding LOW QUALITY PROTEIN: olfactory receptor 1D2-like (The sequence of the model RefSeq protein was modified relative to this genomic sequence to represent the inferred CDS: inserted 1 base in 1 codon), which translates to MDGGNQSKDSEFLLLGISERPEQQQILFWMFLSMYLVTVVGNVLIILAISSDSHLHTPMYFFLANLSFTDLFFVTNTIPKMLVNLQSQNKAISYAGCLTQLYFLVSLVALDNLILAVMAYDRYVAICHPLHYTTAMSPKLCILLLTLCWVLSVLYGLIHTLLMTKVTFCESWKIHYIFCEMYVLLRLACSNTQINHTMLIATGSIIFLAPFGFMIMSYIWIVRAILRIPSASXKYKAFSTCASHLAVVSLFYGTLCMVYLKPLHTYSMKDSVATVMYAVVTPMMNPFIYSLRNKDMHGALGRLLRKPFQTLT; encoded by the exons ATGGATGGAGGCAACCAGAGCAAGGACTCAGAGTTCCTACTCCTGGGGATCTCAGAGAGACCTGAGCAGCAGCAAATCCTGTTTTGGATGTTCCTGTCCATGTACCTGGTCACGGTGGTGGGAAATGTGCTCATCATCCTGGCCATAAGCTCTGACTCCCACCTGCACactcccatgtacttcttcctggcCAACCTCTCCTTCACTGACCTCTTCTTCGTCACCAACACAATCCCTAAGATGCTGGTGAACCTTCAGTCCCAGAACAAGGCCATCTCCTACGCGGGGTGTCTGACGCAGCTCTACTTCCTGGTCTCCTTGGTGGCTCTGGACAACCTCATCCTGGCTGTGATGGCGtatgaccgctatgtggccatctgccACCCCCTCCACTACACCACAGCCATGAGCCCTAAGCTCTGTATCTTGCTCCTTACATTGTGTTGGGTCCTGTCTGTCCTCTATGGCCTCATCCACACACTCCTCATGACCAAAGTGACCTTCTGTGAGTCATGGAAAATCCACTACATATTCTGTGAGATGTATGTCCTGCTACGACTTGCATGTTCCAACACACAGATTAATCACACGATGCTGATTGCCACGGGCTCCATTATCTTTCTTGCTCCCTTTGGATTCATGATCATGTCCTACATCTGGATCGTCAGAGCCATCCTTCGAAtaccctcagcct aaaagtatAAAGCCTTCTCCACATGTGCCTCCCATTTGGCAGTGGTCTCCCTCTTCTATGGAACGCTTTGCATGGTATACCTGAAGCCTCTTCACACCTACTCCATGAAGGACTCAGTAGCCACAGTGATgtatgctgtggtgacccccatgATGAACCCTTTCATCTACAGCCTGAGGAACAAGGACATGCATGGGGCTCTGGGAAGACTCCTAAGGAAACCCTTTCAGACACTGACATGA